The following are encoded together in the Strongyloides ratti genome assembly S_ratti_ED321, chromosome : 2 genome:
- a CDS encoding Nematode cuticle collagen, N-terminal domain and Collagen triple helix repeat-containing protein — protein MMDFQKSHSLKPVAFAAVVFSTVAITACLISFPIVFQYVQVLQANVQGEVEYCKNRARDMWREMVEMLPEEEKYDNIIQRVARQAESLCCTCQQGPPGPDGPPGIPGKDGEPGSGPGPDGPPGKDAELHEKLLPVPPQCPCSAAQGPSGPPGQPGPDGSPGNPGLPGEDGPMGPPGQPGPPGQPGAPGLDGSKGMPGEPGKLIPGATPPPGPAGPPGRAGPPGTPGRAGSPGKDGSNGTEGPPGETGPRGAPGAAGAPGSPGAPGNPGSNGGCDCPAPRLAPGY, from the exons ATGATGGACTTTCAGAAATCACATTCGTTAAAGCCTGTTGCATTTGCTGCTGTTGTATTTTCTACTGTAGCTATAACAGCATGTCTTATTTCATTTCCAATTGTTTTTCAATATGTACAAGTATTACAAGCAAATGTTCAA GGAGAAGTAGAGTATTGTAAAAATAGAGCTCGAGATATGTGGAGAGAGATGGTTGAAATGTTACCagaagaagaaaaatatgataatattattcaaCGTGTAGCACGTCAGGCAGAATCATTATGTTGTACCTGTCAACAGGGTCCACCTGGTCCTGATGGACCTCCAGGTATTCCTGGAAAAGATGGAGAACCTGGTTCAGGACCTGGACCTGATGGACCACCTGGAAAAGATGCTGAATTacatgaaaaattattaccaGTACCTCCACAATGTCCATGTTCAGCAGCACAAGGACCAAGTGGTCCACCAGGTCAACCAGGTCCAGATGGATCTCCTGGTAATCCAGGATTACCTGGGGAAGACGGACCAATGGGACCTCCAGGGCAACCAGGTCCACCAGGACAACCAGGAGCTCCAGGATTAGATGGATCAAAAGGAATGCCTGGTGAACCTGGTAAACTTATACCAGGAGCAACTCCTCCACCCGGACCAGCAGGACCACCTGGAAGAGCTGGTCCACCAGGAACACCAGGAAGAGCAGGATCTCCTGGAAAAGATGGATCAAATGGTACTGAAGGACCACCAGGTGAAACTGGACCAAGAGGAGCACCAGGAGCAGCt ggAGCACCAGGATCACCCGGAGCACCAGGAAATCCAGGATCAAATGGTGGATGTGATTGTCCag ctCCACGTCTTGCACCAggttattaa